tacccaaatgattcaaagttacccaagttgactgtatacGTGGAGTGCGTGTGAGGGAACGGAAGCACGTCTTTACGTCTTACATATTTCATGTCAGTggtttgttgctatattcagagaTACAAAGTTAAGTGACGCATTTGCTACATAGTTTCATACCCTAGTAAGGGGTAtagttcataatataatttatagtatgTTCTTTAAAGTGtcttaattagtaaataatttaagttactTTTTTGAGATAGACTGCAAGCAAATACAGGCGGCATACGGCTAGCTACGGTTATCTGCAGTGCAATATAGTTATAgttgattttatttcaaacgaGATTTACATATCGCGGGtaaacggattttgattaaatttgacCGAAAGATAAGACTATATTTTAGGGAAGTTAAGAATCGCGTGCATTTTCaagtatagtaataaaaaatacatattttttaccaacTTCAAAAAAGGGGGTACCATGCCCTTaatgcttgttttttttatttttattgttatacatacatacatgaaaatcacgccttcctcccgtaggggtaggcagagacatcCTAAAGCcaacttttaatatatttactaaataagacattttaaaatacatactaaaatgAAGTCTAAAGCCAATACACTGTTGCGTTACACCGCCGCTAGAGGGCGCTAGTTTCTTTATAATACATAGTTTAAAgcgattagtatagatttcattgTACATTCATACTAAAGCTACGTTTTACGATTATTTgtagacatttttaaatatatttatttttgcggAGAAACCCGTATTCACAAATgtatagtatttaataatataactgttTGAATAATTTACGGATATAAACATTCGGATATTGATACAAATATGAGGTTTCGGATATTAAGTTATTTCGGATTATCCGACACTTTCGGATAAATTCGGTCATAGATATTttacccattattgtcccactgctgggcaagggtttcctcccaaactagggagtggttaggccttgagtccaaaaccctgaccaagtgcgggttggggactttgcatgccctcgataaatgtattaaacagattttaggcatgcaaggtttcctcacgatgttttccttcaccgttagagcaagtgattattatttgtaaatacgaGTTTAAGAATTTGAGTCAGAGAtcagtgtttttataaaatgcaaacctttttattttgacatttcctTAGTCAAAAAATAGCTGCttcaatttaaaagttttgtcctaaaataatgtttagacaaaatatttagctgcattacataattttactaGTTCTTACTAAGTACCAGTTAGTTTAATAGGTGGATAACTGATggtttaaatacattaactgtCATTTAATATATTGGGtacatttaccctcttattcataaactatgaatctattttagttaaaaaactacaatatgttttctctttttcatttcgctaaggagtgaaagaaacaaaacactttataagcctttcataacttctatatttttatgaataagagggttagtatttgatattaaactgacttcaaaatttcaagcaaatATCTTGTTTTTCTATACggaatacaaaaaaattgattttttataagcctgtagatttttttataaccccAAACTTCTTTTTCgatggaccgattttgatgattatttttttatttaataggtagTTCTTCCCATATGGTcctatttaaaattgatatatcTCAATAGGTAGTACTTTTCACTAAGTCCTATTTAAAATTTGACCAAAATTTTGTCAAGTAATTTTCgaagtattttcaaaatatgtaaCTTTGTATACATAGATGATAAAGTCATGTCTTTTTTACGTGCTGTAAAACTGAAAACTTTCCTTAGAAGTCGTTTTTTGTCGAATTACTTTTCAGAAATCGTCTTTCAATATACTAAGGGCTAAAGCAATATGATATTTAAGTcccttacccccggtttctgcgtacgtttagcggtagtttatctattcattgttttttttaagagtttaaactctattgaatagataaactaccgctaaatgtactcagaaaccgggggttagttattTAAAGGGTATATAAGGACAGTCTTATTACTAAATAGGCACATGCATACTACAGTATCTAGGAACACACCATTATGATAGTTGcctttatatttatacctataaAAAGTTTCTGAAGTCAAAATCTCGgatttatttttcagattgATACTGTAATTTTCAGTTACATATGTtcaggaacgaggtgatcatgttcctccttcacaaagggaggatcctccgaccaggcgaggtgatcatgcctggtgggcctactgcccgactgttgtagtcgggaacttgtatatatagtcagttgcagcgtaaacttcgatagcgcgattcaggacttagATGGGACAGgattatagatgggtgacccctcatggtatttgaactgagcgtctccgtgctttggaaggcacgtaaattcggtcccagttgttgtcgattaagataacagtcgttaagccatgtcaaaggctaggcttgaacaactttgacactaggttcaccactaaccatacgatagatagatagactgcCTCTGCGACGCGGTcagtagtgtatgcgactgccacggattcaaatcctgggtcgggccaaagtCTTTTgagaaaatttgtttaaaaattgagattgcccggagtaaggaagttgaggtcgtagacctccgtgtctcggagagcacgtgtcaCCTATGGTCCTGCTTGTGAGCTCTCACTGGTGGTGTTCGTCAcacgcactatgagagtgatgtaatacagactgtatctgtgtattgtacacaacacactgtaaactAACTACAACACAGTTGACTGGTTGCAATTAAACTGGCCGTGGCCGAATTTAAGCTCGaaactttttacataatattacgccgtCTTCCTATTAGGGtgggcagagaccagagaattttctttaaactttttataggtataaataataattaatattattatagaacacATTGCCTTTTATACGTCGCTACAGTTTgtctttacaattatttatttatgatctATAACAAATACCCACTGtgttgggttcgattcccaaatgcAACAAATTCGTGCTAAATTGTTGAATTTCAAACTGTCTATTACTCGTGACGCTAAattactggaccgattttaatgaaattttgcagAGTGATAGATTTGGGAGAcggatataggctactttttgtttcaaaaaatgtttacacAACTAAAAGTagcaaaaatgtttgtaatagaGAATATAACAAATTTCTTTGTTGCCCACTTTTGCCCAATAGTGGTCAAAACATCTGCTTTATCGTAGATTCCGTCTAAAATATCGAGAACAAGCCCACTATCCCAACAGTGGGGTTACTATTAAAGTGTTAAAAATTGCCCacatttgcccagcagtgggcaaaAAATCTGTTCTATCATATATTCAGTGTTTCATCTTAGCCCAcgtttgcccaacagtgggctTTGCTATAGATTTCATCAATATATACAACTACAtctaattttaacttaaatataatactgTAATGATTTGGTCTGCACTGTGATACGGGCGAAGTCGGGTTGTTAACTAGTCTTAGTGTACacatctcggaaactactgcaTCTATTTTGATAATACTTTCTTTAATCGATAGCTACATTATTTAGAGTAACTTAGAATactatttattaagatttttaatagGAATGTCTATTTGTcttaattttacatgaaaacggctttaccgattttgataaaattttgcatagtCATAGTTGAAAACCTGGGATACATTTTTCATCACTATACATAAAAACGGCTGTACCGATTGCGCTAAAATTTAGCACACATATAGTTTTTTAACCGGGAACAAACGTAGTCTacttatttcatatttcaaccCCTAAATACACAAATTAGGGGTTGTTTTAAAAACCCGACTCCATATTAAACATGATTATATTTGTCACTAAATatctatttactaaataaatgcggtacatataataatactacaaaaataCTAGGCGTTTGTacacttatataaaaaatactatcgCGGAACTATGTTAATGCTAAGAGGGGGTGGACAGTTGGAGTACGTCTATACAGAAAAGTCGCCGACAAGTGGCAGCGACCCGCCGACATTTTTCACCGACATTTGTCAGCGACCCGCCGACATTTTTCACCGACATTTGCCAGCGACCAACCGACATTTTTCGCCGACAAGTGTCAGCGACACGCCGTCATATTTCGCCAACATTTGTATCTATATGGAAAAGTCGCCGACATTTTTCGACGACGTTTGTCACCGACCTGCCGTCAAATATCACCGACGCGCTGACATATGTCGGTGGGTAATTGAAATAAGTTTATCGACATAATATGTGGACGACCTGCTGTAAACGTCGCTAATTGATGTACTTAAGTAAACTAGCCGACAAATGTCGGCGGGTCGGCAACTTTTGTGTATAGACAATTACAAAGTCTACCTAATAGCCGTTTATTAAAGCTAGAATAAGGTGAGGTGAAAAGCCAGTTAACTTTGTGGCCGGTTTTTATGAAACTGGCCATGGCCGAATATAGGCTCGGTGGCCAATATTAAGTATAGGTAGACTTTGTTATATTGAACTATTGTATTAGCCATTCTCAGAAGgcactattatttttatttattatagaatagaaaaacaccaatttttactcatataaCAAATGCTATAGTTTCACTCAAAAACGAccgaaccgattttgataaaattttgcagacTCATAGATCATATTCCGggaaaaattatataataattatttataaaaatgtaagaatACGCAagtaaaattaactatttattttaagatagaTTCacattgatcaaaatcctttcttagcggatgcctacatcataacatctacctgcatgacaaatgtcagctcgatccgtccagtggtttgtgctgtgcgttgatagatcactatgtcagtcagtcacctttgagttatatatattgaaattggtatttttctattctatattatatactaaaattgtatctaaatgcattttctttaaatatgaataaatgcGCTCTTAAACTACTTATTATGAAATACATAACTGGCCTTATATGACaacatatattttgaaaaatgtactgtcccactgctgggcaaatttTCCACTTggtttgaaagaaaaatgttaaaattgttaaaaaaaacatatttatagtcAAATTTTCacgtaaaaagtataaaataatactatatttttattttattaaggaataaggtattaaaattaaatcattttatcaaaaattttgtcaaaaaaatcacgaaatattttttttcaaaattatgttgtCAAATTCTCAAACTGGGTTGCCATATCACTAAATGGAATTACATCAATCACTTATACTTAACAGTATTGCCAagctaaataaaacaattaaattaacgaatcacaaaatacctacaaaaatagttgcctgcttaaaaaaatactgtggGGTTGCCAGCGTCGAAAAATCAACTAAAAAAATCACGTCTAAGAATACTACTTAATACAACACATACGTAACATCACGCTATTTTTAGCTTTAGGGCTAAGCAGAGTCACTTGTCCCCTGCAAACTTATttcgcttcattcacatacatacattttaacaatttaaaactctcgcgacttgtacacataatattatcatgttATTCGGTTGAAACGTCGGGAAAACGTAGGtttactacacacatattcggtccgtgcctcggagagcacgtgtcgccgtcggtcctgcgcctgacctctcactggtggtgtcggttatccgtcccaccagactatgagagtgatggaatagagagtgtacctgtgtattgtgcacacacttggacactataaacaaagtcctgcacagatggccagtttcaatgaaactgaccgccgtagtcgtatatcggctaggagggaCATTATTATTCGGTTCGCCAACAAAACCGACtggactcacttgttcggcttgtgccgatcgggtagttTTTTATAGtccatcatcagtctagcctttcttccaactatgttgtagtcggcttccagtctcaccggatgcagctgaataccagtgttttacatgcagcgactgtctatctgacctccacaacacagttacctggcttataacacgatactaagtaagactggttgtcagactttcaagcttctgactactgtcaaagatctttgaaaccgggacccacaatttaacatgccttttAAGGCACGGCCAAACTTGCTCGTAcgtaatatggtcacccatccacagacaaacctcagcaagcgtaacttaaccgcAGAGCTCCCTTTTCCCGAATATTAATCGAGAAACATGGGGGAACTCGTTACGTATAgtttggtcacccatccacagacaaACCTCagcaagtgttgcttaacctcaAAGCTCATTTTTCCAGAAAATTTATCTACACACATTACCGCCCggtttatatattatagtatggtcacccatccataaacaaacctcggcaagtgttgcttaaccaCACCCCTTTTCCCGAAAATTTATCTACGCATATTACAGCCCGGTTGGATCTATagtatggtcacccatccatagacaAACCTTAGAAAGTGTTGCTTAACATCAGAGCTCATTTTCCCGGACATTTATCCGGCAGTTGTTAATAAGCCGAGCATTCATCTACAtatatgatcacccatccacatacAAACCTagccaagtgttgcttaacctcagagctTATTTTCGCTAACATTTATGgctgattaatgccgaaccgtatatgtatatagcaaatattttcaaaggaatgacattataatattacttatgcCCGATTTCAGAGTAcatttaactgtagtttatctattcaacagcattttttataacactattgaatatataaactaccgctaaatgtactcaaaccGGAGGTTATACATTCTAGTTTAAACTAACCTGTTCATGTACCATAAGGTCTATAAGTCATTAGCTGTTGGGCTGATAGTCCATCCACGTACAAAACCAGTTATAATTAAACATGGCCGCATAGGGGTGTTTTCTTTTCTTGTGTAGACGCAGGGACTCTTCAGACGCGTACCAGTATTGCGGGCATTTGTCGAAGGGGTACTTGATTGATTCTTTTACGTATGGCTCTGAAGGGTcacctgtaaataaataaattttatttaattaaaaattgtcgataaattatattaaatactagcttttacccgcgacttcttctgccacctgaattttcccatgggaatgcatCATTTTTCttggtaaaaagtagcctttccttatattataaagcagaagagtttgtttgtttgaaccccctaatctcaggaactactggtgcgaattgaacaatttttgttttgtactgtactttactgttagatagtctattgaTTGAGGAAGGcgtaggctatataccatcacgctacgatcaacaGGAGCAgtgtaccagtgaaaaatgttacaaaaacgggaaaaaattatgtcctattctctcttatgtaatgcaagccaagttgcgcgggtcagctagtattataaaaaaccGGGTGTATATGTGTACTGTTAAACGGGAGCTTTgaagttaagcaacacttgCCGAGGTAtgtctatggatgggtgaccctATCGCGTAACTTCTacccaggtattgggttgtggaggtcaggtAGGCAGTCGTCCCATGTAAAACACCGGAAATCAGCTGCAtttagtgagactggaagccgactccaacatagtttggaacaaaggctaagctaatatattattatacaaacacTATGAAATGGAAGTGTGTACTAACTAGGAGGCAGGCAGTAGAGACAGAATATCCTGTGCCGGCGGCTCTCGTGCAGCTCCAGGTGCTTCTTGTGGTGCTTGCGGCGCGTGGACACGTGCGGACAGCACGGGCACGGGATGGCCAGCGCGCGGGGGACCGTCCCGTGCCGCTCGGCCGCGTGCGCCAGCAGGGTCGACACCACGCGGTAGCCCTGGGGAGAAAATACATCATCAGTCAGTCTTtcggtatattcccggtgtccaccccctgcttgtccaccccgggtggacagagacacaaatcttttaaaaagttctcggtgtccacccctgggggacagtgagaattaattttaaattattcccgctggccaccccgggtggactaAGACACGATAGGTAGTTCAATactgatttatttctagaaaggatgaggatgtaaagatttatctgtgactttgattaatacctattgtgataattatttgtgtagattgcaaaagtaaaagatgttgataatatgattaaactatgtacctacttaattaattttgttataattatttacacccaattccagcaagcgtggacattgagaatgtttatttaagcagtggctttgtccaccggcggtgaacatcgagagtagtaatatgaaactcgtgtctttgtccacccggggtggccagcgggaataatttaaaattaattctcactgtcccccaggggtggacaccgagaactttttaaaagatttgtgtctctgtccacccggggtggacaagcagggggtggacaccgggaatataccagTCTTTCTTGCTTCTGCTTCTTCTGTCGTGTCAACGACTCACCATAATGCATAAATACGATAATACATCTttacatatataattcttctgtaagtgtgtatgtcactgaacttctcttaaacgactggaccgattttgatgaaattttttgtgtgtgttcaaggggatctgagaatggtttagattcacaaaaaaaatatataaaattctcgcgtcacagttttccttgccatactcctccgaaacggcttgaccgattctcatgaaattttgtgagcatattgagtaggtctgagaatcggccaacatctactTTACATATACCtaagtgacaatttttttttttaatttacatggcaaaacaacgtttgccgggtcagctagtttatttatatagtatttCTTGCTTGCTTgcagctcgtggcttagttaaatACAGCCGCgccgatcgatctctgaggttaagttacgcttgccgaggttgatctttggatgggtgaccgtcttatacatatcgtgttcctccgtatttcggaaagcacgttatatagaaataatataggtacataagtatattggatttttttatagttttgacaaaaaaataatattttacaggataattaaaatcatttaaagtGGTGTAGAATTACCTTAAAACAATGTTCACATTGGTAAGGGAAGTTCTTCCACTTAGGGTTCTTCTTGCGGCTGAACACCATCTTGTAAGGGTCTGCGGGAAACCAGTCTTCAGGGTCCAGGAGCAGTTCCACTAACTCTACACCTGCAACAACaaataacatcaataaataaatttataaatttagcccttttatgtcccactgctgggcaagggtctcctcccgtaatgagggaggggttagaccttgagtccaccacgctgaccaagtgcgggttgcggactttgcataccttcaagaactgttctaagaaactctcaggcatgcaaggttgcatcatgatgttttccttcaccgttggaacaagtgataataatttctgatacacacataacttggaaaagtcattggtgtgttgcctcggtttcgaacctgcaagcacttgcgtgggagatgtcaacttataccactcagtTTTCACTgctctctctcatcgtatggttagtggtcaacctagtatcaaagttgttccagccgcccgaaggcctttgacatgacttaacgactgttatcttagtagacaacaaccgggaccgactttttacgtgccctccgaagcacggagacacttagtccaaataccactatgcggtcacccatctatagaatgaccgcggcaacggtttgcttaacccacagatcgtttaccgaccggtgagcgcaactggctatgggcgcctcgccTGCTAGTGTGCTTATATATAGTATAGTGGTATGTGGTATATACCTTCGGGCACAGTTATTTGTGGTACTGGTTCGGGCGGCGGCGCCGGCTGTATGCTGACTCCAGTGATCGTTGTGTTGTGAGCTGCGAGCAGGCTGGATAGTATTGTGTTCTGAGTCTGTAAATAATAGgaaaagattataattaatatttttttaaattaacctaTTTAGCCTTCCTACACAATCTACACATATacttgactagctgacccgcgcaacttcgcttgcgtcacataagagaatcataattttccccgtttttgtaacatttttctcctcctattggtcgtagtgtgatgatatatagcctatagccttcctcgattaatgggctatctaacactgaaataatttttcaaatcggaccagtagttcccgagattagcgcgttcaaacaaacaaacaaacaaactcttcagctttataatattagtatagattagtatcgATTTGACGTTTATCGGCATAGCCGAACAAGTggtttgttgttcgataaatgttggcgaaacaaatatatattgatGAAAGAGAGTTTTAAGCCATACAGAATGAATGATgtttctcaggaactactggttcaaatagaaaaaatatttttgtgttgaatagaccatttatcgaggaaggttttaggctatataacatcacgcagcaactattaggagcggagtagcaacgaaaaatgtcacaaaaagggggaaaattatgagtcattctctcttatgggacgtaagcgaagttgcgcgagtcagctagtattgagATATTCACAAATTAAAAGACTCTTTCTTTCGTACAAGAATCGACCTACCAATAGTGAACTTTTTTTGCTACATTATGAAATTAAGTGAGTATACCTGTAGTGTCCCATTGAAACTCTGCGACAAGTCTGGCTTAGGCTTCCTCTTGTAGCCCTTCGGAGGGCCCCTCTTCTTGGCAACCTCTCCATTTTTCTTGTACCTCACTACCTCTGTGCTCACTTGTACTGGAGTGATCGTTAGTTTCGCTGGGAGGGAGTatctgtaattaaattaatgataaataatgaattttaatactCTGCCTAAGCCGTCGGaagtaacaggcgtgatattatgtgtatgtagAAACTATGGTTTTATAAGCTTTGAGGTATGAAAGTCTccaattattaaataactagcttttgcTAGCAACGTCGTTTCAGTGAAAAGATTTCCTATGTGTAAATACATGTTATATTCTATCCAAGTACTAATATTGTTGAAATCCGTTCAGTgggactgttatcttaattgacaacaaccaggaccgactttttacgtgccctccgaagcacggagacgcctagtaCAAATAACAcgatgcggtcacccatctatagaatgaccgcgccaacgattgcttaacccacagatcttgTTATATCGTaatatcgtttaccgaccggtgagcacaactggctatgagcgcctcaatatattatatgtatagaagaAGGATACTACTTAAAGTAACTtcactataaaattatataactaaAAAGCTTTTCACATACCTGTTTTGTAAATTCTTAACGATATTCTCTCCATTCTGTCCCTTGCTTGTAGTGAAAGCGAGCGGGTTGGCGAGATTGAGTGGGTTGTTCACGAAGTTAGGTAGTGTGTTCGTTGGGTATATTGATAAGGACTTGGGAGTGTTGAATGCTGGGATTTGATatacctgtaaataaaatacaagataTGGttatctgtaaaaataaaaatttatcgATGAATTATATGTAAGTGCGTAACtcttgaacaactaaactatatttgaagaacctgaaataataaaaaaaggtctTTTGCTTTTATTGAATCCATTTTCTTGTGTTTATTCTAAGGCTAACTAGAAATTGCCACTACCAGTGTCTCGGAaggtcgtaggtttgattcccacataaattataaaaaaatagtttattgccaaaaatattaacaatggTAAAACAATATCCTGTGGCCCTACAGTAGGCAAGCCTGTCCTGTGGGTACCTGACACGACTCAAATCTTTTGTCTTACATTATTAGCTCGGGCAGTATTACCAGTAACTTTGgcaatttacattaaaaatagttttacttaGAAAAGTCAATAAAAACATGCAAAGTAATTTCCTTCAGACTAGTGCATTGGTCTCGATCGATATAAGGACGATTTTATTCGTGATTAATGTAGTGTTTTATGTAAGtatctctataaataaatatattatatatataataatagatatatattattaatgaatcaaatatttgtacaatgcAAAACAtggatcaaatatttataacaaaacctAAAATTTTGGTTGTTCAATCTAATGGTTATGCTAACTAAACTTAGTTTTCAAGCTTTTCACTTTAAAAGCTCCTACTGTAAAGATCCATTTTGGTGAGTAAGCAAAGTAGAAATAGCCCTGTCAAAATAGATGTTTTGTGTCTGGTTATGCTTTGAGCCCCATTTTTAGTCTCGTAAAAAGCCTTGCGACACAAGAGTACTTCTCTAAAGCCATGATTT
The DNA window shown above is from Anticarsia gemmatalis isolate Benzon Research Colony breed Stoneville strain chromosome 29, ilAntGemm2 primary, whole genome shotgun sequence and carries:
- the LOC142985188 gene encoding uncharacterized protein LOC142985188, which codes for MFCVQEKERDTFATDKDPLSLPSESDDEEPEAKRIKYSPLNLQVYQIPAFNTPKSLSIYPTNTLPNFVNNPLNLANPLAFTTSKGQNGENIVKNLQNRYSLPAKLTITPVQVSTEVVRYKKNGEVAKKRGPPKGYKRKPKPDLSQSFNGTLQTQNTILSSLLAAHNTTITGVSIQPAPPPEPVPQITVPEGVELVELLLDPEDWFPADPYKMVFSRKKNPKWKNFPYQCEHCFKGYRVVSTLLAHAAERHGTVPRALAIPCPCCPHVSTRRKHHKKHLELHESRRHRIFCLYCLPPSDPSEPYVKESIKYPFDKCPQYWYASEESLRLHKKRKHPYAAMFNYNWFCTWMDYQPNS